In Acanthopagrus latus isolate v.2019 chromosome 6, fAcaLat1.1, whole genome shotgun sequence, the genomic window atcttttagttctctctcgttcagttctctctcgttcagttctcatcttttagttctctctcgttcagttctctctcgttcagttctcatcttttagttctctctcgttcagttctctctcgttcagttctcatcttttagttctctctcgttcagttctctctcgttcagttctcatcttttagttctctctcgttcagttctctctcgttcagttctcatcttttagttctctctcgttcagttctctctcgttcagttctcatcttttagttctctctcgttcagttctgtctcgttcagttctcatcttttagttctctctcgttcagttctctctcgttcagttctcatcttttagttctctctcgttcagttctctctcgttcagttctcatcttttagttctctctcgttcagttctctctcgttcagttctcatcttttagttctctctcgttcagttctctctcgttcagttctctctcgttcagttctcatcttttagttctctctcgttcagttctctctcgttcagttctcatcttttagttctctctcgttcagttctctctcgttcagttctcatcttttagttctctctcgttcagttctctctcgttcagttctctctcgttcagttctcatcttttagttctctctcgttcagttctctctcgttcatttctcatcttttagttctctctcgttcagttctctctcgttcagttctctctcgttctcatcttttagttctctctcgttcagttctctctcgttcagttctcatcttttagttctctctcgttcagttctctctcgttcagttctcatcttttagttctctctcgttcagttctctctcgttcagttctcatcttttagttctctctcgttcagttctctctcgttcagttctcatcttttagttctctctcgttcagttctctctcgttcagttctcatcttttagttctctctcgttcagttctctctcgttcagttctcatcttttagttctctctcgttcagttctctctcgttcagttctcatcttttagttctctctcgttcagttctctctcgttcagttctcatcttttagttctctcgttcagttctctctcgttcagttctcatcttttagttctctctcgttcagttctctctcgttcagttctctctcgttcagttctcatcttttagttctctctcgttcagttctctctcgttcatttctcatcttttagttctctctcgttcagttctctctcgttcagttctctctcgttctcatcttttagttctctctcgttctctctcgttctctctcgttcagttctctctcgttcagttctctctcgttctctctcgttcagttctctctcgttcagttctctctcgttcagttctctctcgttctcatcttttagttctctctcgttcagttctctctcgttctcatcttttagttctctctcgttcagttctctctcgttctcatcttttagttctctctcgttcagttctctctcgttctcatcttttagttctctctcgttcagttctctctcgttctcatcttttagttctctctcgttcagttctctctcgttctcatcttttagttctctctcgttcagttctctctcgttctcatcttttagttctctctcgttcagttctctctcgttctcatcttttagttctctctcgatcagttctctctcgttctcctcttttagttctctctcgttcagttctctctcgttctcctcttttagttctctctcgttcagttctctctcgttctcctcttttagttctctctcgttcagttctctctcgttctcatcttttagttctctctcgttcagttctctctcgttctcatcttttagttctctctcgttcagttctctctcgttctcatcttttagttctctctcgttcagttctctctcgttctcatcttttagttctctctcgttcagttctctctcgttctcatcttttagttctctctcgttcagttctctctcgttctcatcttttagttctctctcgttcagttctctctcgttctcatcttttagttctctctcgttcagttctctctcgttctcatcttttagttctctctcgttcagttctctctcgttctcatcttttagttctctctcgttcagttctctctcgttctcatcttttagttctctctcgttcagttctctctcgttctcatcttttagttctctctcgttcagttctctctcgttctcatcttttagttctctctcgttcagttctctctcgttctcatcttttagttctctctcgttcagttctctctcgttctcatcttttagttctctctcgttcagttctctctcgttctcatcttttagttctctcactgtaaaaaaagaaaaattgggTGAACTCAAAATTTCAAGGCAACAAACTTCGATAGAATTTTAAGTTGGGTTATTAAACTCAATATTTTAAGTTTTGCTTTTGAGTTTGCTCAACTTTGAAATCTGATTTTGTCAATCAGATTTTGTAAGTTCTGCTAACTTATAATTTTACAATATAATAACTTTTAATGCCAAGTTCTACTAACTCTTCCTGAAGTTGTACTAACCTATAATTTTCCATTGTAGTAACTTTTAAACCTTACTTCTGCTTACTCTCCTATAAATTGTACTAACTTGGAATTTTCTGTTGTAGTAACTTTTAAGCCTTACGTCGGCTACTACTTTCCCAAAGTTCTACTAACTTATGATTTTACATCAAGATAACTATTAATCTTAATTTCTGCTAACTGTCCATCAAATTGTACTAATTCATAATTTTACATTGTAATAACTCTGAATAACTATACAGTTTCAAATTTCATTTGGTTAAATTAGTATTTACTGTAGCAGAATAATTCAAGAATTTAAAATTCGACAATGCGTTAGTCTACAATGTAACTCAACTTTAGAATTTGCAGCCAATAACAGCTCATCTAATGTCTAAATAATTTCAGATGCAACATATCagttcaaaacatttgttttattcagaaaatAGAACTATAAATCCCTTCCAACTCCATCCCTTCCTTTCCAAGGAAATTAAGACTACTGAGACCCAACTGCTGTCATCTTGTGACACATAGtaaacttaacaacaaaaatacataaaagcaCTGTGATGCACGATTTAAAACCTGGTAACAAGGTTACTGAGtgctttaaaaatcttttcACAACATCTTGTAAAACGCACACATTGAATCTTAATGCTCACCATatttaaaagccaaaaaaatataAGAACTGTAGGAGAGCAGGAGATAAAACATAAGTACAGAATTTGAGGAGCCTTAGCAGAGTGAACGAACATGGCTGGAACGAAGGGAGCGAAAACGTAGATTCACTGAAGGAGTTTGTTCTTCAGGGATCTGACCCTTGCTGAAAGGTCTGTACCCAGCTCCATGAAGACCTTCTGAACAGTTTCAAATGTATACCTCAAATCCTTTGGATACTTGAGGTTCAAAGCGTAGATCAGTCCAAAGAGTAAAGCAAATGCTGCTGGCAGGTCAGAAATATCTTGCAGGACGATCTCCTCTTCCACAACAAGAGCCACACTCACGACACTTTGGGGTGCTGGCCTGTCATCATCCTCCAGCAAAGTAAGGATTCCCACCGTGAGGCCCTTCGTCTGCTCCTCTTCTGGCTGGGTGACCTTGATAGACAAGAAAAGAGATAAATGGTCATATTAACAAGCTAGCAGTCAGTCTTCTGCCTAACAGACAGAGCTGGATGTGACTGAGTTTAGTTACGTATATGTCAAATGGAGCACGTGAAGCAACCTACGCAACCAAGTGGCGTGCAGTGTGAACACGGCTTTAGAGGAGCTTATTCTCTTACTGTCACTAATAGGCAGGTAGGCAATAAAAAAGTTCTACTGGATTCACTCTGTATTAGTCTTTTTTCCTGTCCCACAAATGTTTCTAAGCAGTGCCTGACCAAGCGTGATAGCAATGATTTTACATCCAAGTGAGTCTGCAGTTCTTTAGaattagaggaaaaaaatgcttttttttttttttttcctctcaaaacaGCAACATTCATAGGCAAATACTGCACAGCTGGGCATTGGAATTGGTTTTGGGGGCCAAAAAAATGGTATCACAACAACACTAATTACTGTAGGAAGTGCAGAGAAGGCGATTTGGCAAGAAATGCAGAGCTACTACACAGTACAGCACTACAGATACAATACATATTTACAATTTATATTCATTCAACACTCACGAGACAGTTCCTGAAGAGCTTCTCCTGGCTGTCACGGAGAAACAAGGGAAGGCCCTTTAAAGCAGCAGTCTGGCGATGTGCGGTGATGTCAGATGTCTGAAACAAGATTTGCATGAAACGTCACAAGATATAATCGTTTGTCACAACAAGGTAAAATTTCTTTTTACATCCACAATGTTCAGAGTTACTAAATCAATTCATCAGGAATTCACCTCTTGATCCAGGCTGTTGAGAAGTTGATCCATCTCATCGGAAAAAGCAGTCCTTCTTGCCCGATACAGTTTCAGGAGCCTCCCGGTGTGCTGCTGAAGAGCTGTTCTGAAGTTCTCAATAAGGTTTCTGTTTGTGATCCGATAAAATTCTTCCTGAATCTGTTGGaaattgttaatataaaaaattTGAATTgtcaataaaaagtcaaaacattttcaatgttaaaattgtcattttatatcagcaaatcataaaaaatacaaaatcatacCAAATTaagtattaaataaatatattcttgTTTCAACTACTTACCACTGCCTCGCAAAACAGAGCCGGCCACCGTTCCATGACCTCAGAAACCATTGGTTCCAGCTCAATAATTTCCTTGCGCCTCAAGGAGAAGGTCAGCTCCATCTTTTGTCTGATGAGTGCAACATTCTTGTTCTTTCTGTTGAAGTTCTCAGCCAGAGCCTGTCTTTCATCCTCCAGGGAATCATCATTATGGTGGTCTGGATGGTCGGGAACGTGGTTAATTTCACCTCGCCTTGCTCTCTTCAGAGAAGGACTTGCCCCATCACCTTTGCAGCTTCGTTTTTTGTGGTTAATGCTAACCTCAGTACAGCCTGCCTGACGCAGCTTGGCCCTATAATTGCCCAGTTTGtattttatgctcattttccATCCATCATATCCTTTCTCACTGCTTGGCTCACGAAGGCAGGGGTGTGATTCGATGAGGGCAGAAGCAACTGATTCAATCTCATCTTGATCAGGATAGGCTTTCACTTCAAAAACTGCCTGAGCAATCCTGTCCAAAATGTTGATCTTCATGTCTCTTGTTAAGGTGATACTTTTCTTGGTTCGTTCATATTCCTCGTTGCCTTTGCGCAACTGCAACTCCACATCATAGGAGAAGGACGGGATGGGAAAAGGTGAAGGCCACTCTGCAACACTTCGCAGATGGTGCCTGATGAAAGTTGAGGGACTTTGAGGTGAGTTTACGCTGTGTACACTGGCTGTGTCAAGGGAAGATCCTGATTCAAGAGAGTCCAAATCTTGCCGGACAAGTGGAGCTGTCTCATCCCAAAGAATGTGCAATACAGCACGCTCAGGTGGCAAATCATGAATGTCAATCAAATTACAGAGAGCATTATCAAAGTCTCGGTCCTCATACTGTAGTGTGAAGCTGCCTTGAAGTTGAAGTTTCTCCTGAAGAATTTCTTGCAGCTCTTCAACTGATTCCGGTACAACAGGAAGTGCCATTTTGCGGGACATTCTTGTGGAGATTTTCACCAGCAGCAGAATCCCCGCCTGTGTAACCAGAAACAAGGACAAAACACTTAAGGGTTAGCTTACAGGGAGTAAAAAACGATTCACAAACAAAAGCGAATCAAacttgtcttattttgtctaaaaaaaacaaaccaaagaaaccccaccaaaaaacacaggcaggggTGGAggttgaacagaaaaaaaaaaaacaaacaggtgaaacAAGTCCATAAATCCactcaggagggggaaaaaaggaagttaaacagaaaaatgtcaaaataatgacagGCAGCATATGCATCTTGTTCAAATGGGAGAAAGGGCAAAAATGACAATTAGAGCAAGAGTTCTGTGAATAATGCGTCATCAGAGTTCACTTACCATTCTTGTCACTTCAATGGAGCAGGCACACTTTTGGAGTCACCAACACCCTGCCTCCCACAGTGTAGGAAACCAATGGATGGTAGTCGTTAAGAGCCTGAGGATCAAAAATCTCAATGTTTGCATAGATGCTCTCCATAAGCTCATAAGACCTAAAATGTTCAAGGTACCAAGATGTGAGCTTTTTGACAACAAAGGCTGCTTTTTCTGGGTTAACAATTATGGTCACGATCTTATAGAACTCTGGCAGTCCACTGCAGTGCCCAGATGACAGAATCATATCCACAACATATCGGGTcccatgaaaataaatgtctttggaAAGGGACACAGCCTCAAGATGTGGATAGTGTCTCTTAATCACTGCGCGCAGGGGAGCATCCAAAGAAGATGTTTTGATGTCAGTTACTTTCTCCACATGTAACATTGACTTGAACAGACTCTGACTATCAAACAAGCAGGCCATCATCTGCTGGTGTTTTGTGGACAGTGTGAggagcacatttttaaagttttgagcATCATGCATAGTCTTCTTGAAAAAGCTATGTTTCGATTCAAACCTCATTGTCCATAATTCCACTAATGGACCAAAGCATCGTAGTAGGTAAGGATAATGTTCAGCAAAGTGATGCTTTGGACGCAGGCTAAAAGCAGGAAAAGTGGCTGTGAGCAGGCTTCTGTGATCAGACAACTTGATCTCCAAGTAGTTCAATATTTCCTCTGACAAAACAGGTCTGAcaacaatttcaacaatttcTTTAAGGTCCATCAGTATTTCCCATGCGGGTTCTTGTTCTGGGACGCTCTTTCCGATGAGAAGAGGGAGGAATCGTAAGAGAGACCAATTCTCATGGCCATTGCCACCTATGCTGCCCTTTTCAAAATTTGCTTTAGAAATTGCCTTTGGTTTATTTAACCTGTCAGAATATTTGTAAGGGAATGAATTGATAAGGCTATTTAGTCtctctaaagaaaaaaagcctttcaaaATTAACTCtttcagacacagagacagttcAACAGGAATGACACCTTCAAAAAAATCATGCAATATGTCTGGAGGAAAACCCGTGACAGGGTGAAAATTTGACAGATGCTTACttaacacacattcactttTAACACCATTCACATGTGGAACATTTTCTTGACAAAGTTGTAGCAGAAATGTATCATGCTGTTCTCTGTAGCGTAGCTGAAAATCAGAAATTGCTGTAGTTGCTATTTCACCTCGATTTGTCAAACAAAATCTACAGAAATTCTTTACATTGAAACTTTCCTGAAAGCCGGCCAGTCCATGAGCTCCTAAATTatctgcacagacacaaaatacTGATCCTTTTACATAGTTGTCCAAAGTTTGCACAAAGACCCCTGTTTGTTCCAGTGACTTTAAGTCCTTAActaaaggattaaaaaaattTTCAAAACCAAACTGTTTGACATCACAAGTCTTTCCAAGAAGAGCTAAATGAATGGAGTGTAAAGTGGAACGAAACTTTGAGGGCAGATTAAGAATAACCCAATAAACAGCAGTGATTTTGTGGATTTTCTTCGATGTGCCTAATGGGTTACACAATTCAAAATCATCTATATATAATCCCAATGCAATATGTAGCTCATTTTCTCCAAAATTTTGCTGAAAGTAAGAACCATCTTGGAAAGTCTTGTAAATCCCTGGAGTAGACTCTTcactgaaaacaagtttttcaaGAAACTCTCCTCTGTTCAACAAAAGCTCAATAACCTCAttcacagaaacataaacaaatgctttttttgaAGTCCGGTCATACAATAACTCAGTTGGTTCAATGATGGAGAAATGTTCCTTGAAATATCTGTTCCTTCTATAATCTGTTGATAATGCacctttttctgctgttgtaaCAAgtactggatttttttcaaacacagtgctACTTATCTCTTGAATAACATCTTCCTCAACTTCAATATTGTGTTTTGCTAAAACGTCTTTGAGAATTTTAGTTGTGTGAAACTTGGAAAAGGACAAAATATCACTAAATTCATCTATAATTGCCTGTATTGCATGTTTTGGCACATGTAGTACGCATTGCATGCGTAGAAAAAGGGAAGCTAATTTGTGCTGAAGTATTTCAGAGTCTACATTCTGCGCACAATCAGGTCGACCGTTTTCTGTGGAATCCAAACTAGGACTGCATGTCAATGACACTCCAGCTTCCGGATCAACACTACATGGCTGGGCTATGTCGTCAGATGGAAAATCATTAACTACCCTGACTGGTGTCAGAAAATTTCTAAGATTATGGCTTTTATGATTCCGTGAAGTATGTCCTGTAAAACTATTTAGGCGGTTGGTTGCAAAGCTGCAGCCTACAAATGGGCAAGACACGGTCTCTCTGAGTCTAAGATGATGGTGCAAATGAGTTAATACTTTCTTTTTACAGCAAATGTCTTTGTAGTCACACAACGAGCACTGAAATGATAGATTTTCCTGCCTTTGGACAGTCCTGTGCAATCTTGAAATATGTGATTTCAAAGCACTAATGGTTCTGAAAGTACAAAAACAGTCCCTGTGGATGCAAGGCCAGGTCGAACCTCTGTGATGAAGTCGATAGTGTTTCACCAGAACAGCTTCGACGTCATGGCTGAATTTGCAGAACTTGCACTGCATTAATTtcaatctgaaaaacaaagatgaagattTGCTGGGGATTAGACAGGGTTCCTACAGGTTTCTTCAAGTCAAATTCAAGGCTATTCAAGAGCATTTATACACAAATTCAATGActcattttttgtattttctttgtcaatatttgtgtcatttttgtcatgtttgacatttttttcgtcatttttgtttaattaaggggattttttgtcatctttttaaCCAAAACTAAAATTCAAGGCTTTTAAGGcattacacacacgcacgcgcgcgcgctACTTCCAAATCTTACGGGGGGGCGCTACTTCCAAATCTGCAGGGGTGCGCTAATTACCGCTCGTCTGATGCCGCCCCGGGCGGCCGCCCGGTCTGCCCATGCCAAGAATcgcccatgcacacacacacgcgcgcgcgcggTTTTTTGCGGAGATTTTCCCCGTACGTAGCACAATGTCATGATAACAAGACGCGATGGCACCAGAGACAGACATGCTAGCTTTCAGTTGCAAAAAGAATGACTGATTTAGCCGCGGTCGTTTTTTTCCCAGACAGATTGAAACTCAAGTACAGAACACCGCTGTGCGCCGGCCGGCCGTTGACAGAGGGTTTAAATACGCCACCACACCACATACCTCCAAAACATCCGTGTGTACAACTGGTGGCCTGTAAATTCACCATGctatgaaaaaatattttcaatgaCCTATTAAGACGTAAACATTAATCAAATACTCAGAACTACTCTCTTTCGCGGCACGGAATCAGTGCGTTCGGCTAAAAAATAACTAATCCTCGTAATATTAGAATAATCTTTTCGTAGCGTGGTAAATGTACGGACTACCAATTGTCCACACGAGCGTTTTGGAGTCATTTGATAGTGTATTTGATAAGTTTATGACATCGCTCTACCAATCACTTCCGCTAGCATCAGTTCGCGCAAACTTCGCTACCTTAGCATGAAAAGCTTCGTGTTTaactgttgaaaatgtgtcGGTCGCTTTAAACGGCatacaacatactgtacacGACGACTGAtaacaacatactgtatgttcttTTAATAAAGTTTGGAAGAACCTACCTCTGTGGACTCCAGCTGTCCTCACAGCCACCGGCAACGCCCAAATGAGAATGAGATCACGTTGAGTGCCAACTACGAAGGTTGGCTTTCCCGCTTTTCACAACAAAGAAATACGAGTTGGCAGAAAGCCCCTAGTGGTCAGCCCAGTGCACTGCTCACCATTTGGATGATGAAGAAAGCAAAATTTGAGAATAAATATATTAGAATTATACATCTTagaataattattataataaaaacattttaagacgATTTGCCCATATAAAACCgttgttgtttgtcttctttttaaactcttttcaACCCCTCCCATCTACAACACTATGTAAGTGAACTGGCGACCatttgaactttgaccctcATTTTAAGACACTTCTAGGAGGCCTAGAGGCATCAAATTTCTATCAGTTGTACCTATAGACTCAAAGTTTCAGAATATGTCGTCCGTTTGTTTCTAGGCCTCTGGGCCTCCCAAAACACCATGTAAGTGAGGCATTGGTGTTCTAGGCCTCTGGGCCTAGAGGCATCAAATTTGTATCAGTTGTACCTAAAGACTCAAAGTTTTAGAATCTGAACCACCATGTAAGACTTTGCGGCCTTATAAAACTAAGTTTGGGACAGGCCCGGCCACAGCAACCAACATCAAGCTCAGTGAAAGACATTTCGGCCTCATCTGGGCCACTCCACTTGCAAGTAGCGTAACTAAGCCATAAGAGCCAAAAATGACTAAGCTTAGGCCCGCATGTCTTCTATATGGGGGTTGAAATGGTAAATGGTCTATTTGATATGGGCAGAAGAACATAAATAACAGCATCTTGTTTACaactttgattatttaaaacatgtattaattACAATACATTTAAGAATTTATTAAACTATGCTTATTataattaattttaatgtatATAATTAACAAAGCACTAACATTAACACAGCATTAACAATGTAATCAAATAGatgtaaatgcaaaacaattaaCAAATGAAGCATAGCCAAAAATAAGACTGAAGTTGAAAGTGCCAACTATGAAAGTTGGCTTTCCCgcatttcaaaacaaagaaatacaagttAGCAGAGCTTTTGTCCCTTGTATCAAACCCTAATTCACGAATTTAAGTACTGACAACTAGTCAAACTCTTTTGGCGTATTCAACTGTCTTGCTTTGTTGTGCTAACTGATATTATTGTCGTAAAtgttaataatttatattttcaagttttgtcgacaaaaatgacagtttaaGGACAACAAATACAAGTTGGCTTTTTTGCAGTgctctcgttcagttctctctcgttctcatcttttagttctctctcgttcagttctctctcgttctctctcgttcagttctctctcgttctctctcgttcagttctctctcgttcagttctctctcgttctctctcgttcagttctctctcgttcagttctctctcgttctctctcgttcagttctctctcgttcagttctctc contains:
- the LOC119021870 gene encoding uncharacterized protein LOC119021870 isoform X1 codes for the protein MQCKFCKFSHDVEAVLVKHYRLHHRGSTWPCIHRDCFCTFRTISALKSHISRLHRTVQRQENLSFQCSLCDYKDICCKKKVLTHLHHHLRLRETVSCPFVGCSFATNRLNSFTGHTSRNHKSHNLRNFLTPVRVVNDFPSDDIAQPCSVDPEAGVSLTCSPSLDSTENGRPDCAQNVDSEILQHKLASLFLRMQCVLHVPKHAIQAIIDEFSDILSFSKFHTTKILKDVLAKHNIEVEEDVIQEISSTVFEKNPVLVTTAEKGALSTDYRRNRYFKEHFSIIEPTELLYDRTSKKAFVYVSVNEVIELLLNRGEFLEKLVFSEESTPGIYKTFQDGSYFQQNFGENELHIALGLYIDDFELCNPLGTSKKIHKITAVYWVILNLPSKFRSTLHSIHLALLGKTCDVKQFGFENFFNPLVKDLKSLEQTGVFVQTLDNYVKGSVFCVCADNLGAHGLAGFQESFNVKNFCRFCLTNRGEIATTAISDFQLRYREQHDTFLLQLCQENVPHVNGVKSECVLSKHLSNFHPVTGFPPDILHDFFEGVIPVELSLCLKELILKGFFSLERLNSLINSFPYKYSDRLNKPKAISKANFEKGSIGGNGHENWSLLRFLPLLIGKSVPEQEPAWEILMDLKEIVEIVVRPVLSEEILNYLEIKLSDHRSLLTATFPAFSLRPKHHFAEHYPYLLRCFGPLVELWTMRFESKHSFFKKTMHDAQNFKNVLLTLSTKHQQMMACLFDSQSLFKSMLHVEKVTDIKTSSLDAPLRAVIKRHYPHLEAVSLSKDIYFHGTRYVVDMILSSGHCSGLPEFYKIVTIIVNPEKAAFVVKKLTSWYLEHFRSYELMESIYANIEIFDPQALNDYHPLVSYTVGGRVLVTPKVCLLH
- the LOC119021870 gene encoding uncharacterized protein LOC119021870 isoform X2 → MAGILLLVKISTRMSRKMALPVVPESVEELQEILQEKLQLQGSFTLQYEDRDFDNALCNLIDIHDLPPERAVLHILWDETAPLVRQDLDSLESGSSLDTASVHSVNSPQSPSTFIRHHLRSVAEWPSPFPIPSFSYDVELQLRKGNEEYERTKKSITLTRDMKINILDRIAQAVFEVKAYPDQDEIESVASALIESHPCLREPSSEKGYDGWKMSIKYKLGNYRAKLRQAGCTEVSINHKKRSCKGDGASPSLKRARRGEINHVPDHPDHHNDDSLEDERQALAENFNRKNKNVALIRQKMELTFSLRRKEIIELEPMVSEVMERWPALFCEAVIQEEFYRITNRNLIENFRTALQQHTGRLLKLYRARRTAFSDEMDQLLNSLDQETSDITAHRQTAALKGLPLFLRDSQEKLFRNCLVTQPEEEQTKGLTVGILTLLEDDDRPAPQSVVSVALVVEEEIVLQDISDLPAAFALLFGLIYALNLKYPKDLRYTFETVQKVFMELGTDLSARVRSLKNKLLQ